One Ranitomeya variabilis isolate aRanVar5 chromosome 5, aRanVar5.hap1, whole genome shotgun sequence DNA window includes the following coding sequences:
- the CALU gene encoding calumenin isoform X2, with amino-acid sequence MAKSYLLLCLGLWALCALSKPTEKKDRIHHDPQLSDKLHDDAQNFDYDHDAFLGAEEAKTFDQLTAEESKERLGMIVSKIDLDNDGFVTEGELTAWIKKAQRRYVYDNVERQWQEFDMNQDGLISWEEYRNVTYGTYLDDPDPDNSFNYKQMMVRDERRFKMADKDGDLIATKEEFTAFLHPEEYDYMKDIVVLETMEDIDKNGDGVIDLDEYIGDMYSHDGDADEPEWVKTEREQFVEFRDKNRDGKMDKEETKDWILPSDYDHAEAEARHLVYESDQNKDGKLTREEIVDKYDLFVGSQATDFGEALVRHDEF; translated from the exons ATGGCAAAATCTTACCTTCTCTTATGCCTTGGCCTTTGGGCCCTTTGTGCACTTTCCAAACCTACAGAAAAGAAAGATCGCATTCATCATGACCCTCAACTTAGTGATAAGTTACATGATGATGCACAGAACTTTGACTATGACCATGATGCTTTTCTTGGGGCTGAGGAAGCTAAAACGTTTGACCAATTGACAGCAGAGGAGAGCAAAGAAAGGCTGGG AATGATTGTAAGTAAAATAGACTTGGATAATGATGGGTTTGTGACGGAGGGGGAGCTGACAGCATGGATCAAGAAGGCTCAAAGGAGATATGTGTACGACAACGTGGAGCGACAATGGCAGGAGTTTGACATGAACCAGGACGGACTCATATCATGGGAAGAGTACAGAAATGTCACCTATGGCACTTACCTGG AtgatccagatcctgacaacagttTTAACTATAAGCAAATGATGGTTCGAGATGAGCGCCGCTTTAAAATGGCTGATAAAGATGGTGATCTGATTGCTACCAAGGAGGAGTTCACAGCATTCCTTCACCCTGAAGAGTATGACTACATGAAAGATATTGTTGTACTG GAAACAATGGAAGATATTGACAAAAATGGAGATGGTGTGATTGACTTGGACGAATACATAG GTGATATGTACAGTCATGATGGTGATGCCGATGAGCCAGAGTGGGTGAAAACCGAGAGGGAACAGTTTGTGGAGTTCAGAGATAAGAACCGTGATGGTAAAATGGACAAAGAAGAAACTAAAGATTGGATTCTCCCATCGGACTACGACCATGCTGAAGCTGAAGCTCGCCACCTTGTTTATGAATCTGATCAAAACAAG GATGGAAAACTGACAAGAGAAGAGATTGTGGATAAATACGACTTATTCGTGGGTAGCCAAGCTACAGATTTTGGAGAGGCACTGGTCAGGCATGATGAATTCTAA
- the CALU gene encoding calumenin isoform X1, translating into MAKSYLLLCLGLWALCALSKPTEKKDRIHHDPQLSDKLHDDAQNFDYDHDAFLGAEEAKTFDQLTAEESKERLGKIVGKIDADKDGLVTVEELRDWIKFAQKRWIYEDVERQWKGHDLNGDNLVSWEEYKNATYGYILDDPDPDNSFNYKQMMVRDERRFKMADKDGDLIATKEEFTAFLHPEEYDYMKDIVVLETMEDIDKNGDGVIDLDEYIGDMYSHDGDADEPEWVKTEREQFVEFRDKNRDGKMDKEETKDWILPSDYDHAEAEARHLVYESDQNKDGKLTREEIVDKYDLFVGSQATDFGEALVRHDEF; encoded by the exons ATGGCAAAATCTTACCTTCTCTTATGCCTTGGCCTTTGGGCCCTTTGTGCACTTTCCAAACCTACAGAAAAGAAAGATCGCATTCATCATGACCCTCAACTTAGTGATAAGTTACATGATGATGCACAGAACTTTGACTATGACCATGATGCTTTTCTTGGGGCTGAGGAAGCTAAAACGTTTGACCAATTGACAGCAGAGGAGAGCAAAGAAAGGCTGGG AAAGATTGTGGGTAAGATAGATGCAGACAAGGATGGTCTTGTAACAGTCGAGGAACTAAGGGATTGGATAAAATTTGCACAGAAGAGGTGGATTTATGAGGATGTAGAACGGCAATGGAAGGGTCATGATCTCAATGGTGACAACCTGGTGTCGTGGGAAGAATATAAAAATGCCACCTATGGTTACATTCTCG AtgatccagatcctgacaacagttTTAACTATAAGCAAATGATGGTTCGAGATGAGCGCCGCTTTAAAATGGCTGATAAAGATGGTGATCTGATTGCTACCAAGGAGGAGTTCACAGCATTCCTTCACCCTGAAGAGTATGACTACATGAAAGATATTGTTGTACTG GAAACAATGGAAGATATTGACAAAAATGGAGATGGTGTGATTGACTTGGACGAATACATAG GTGATATGTACAGTCATGATGGTGATGCCGATGAGCCAGAGTGGGTGAAAACCGAGAGGGAACAGTTTGTGGAGTTCAGAGATAAGAACCGTGATGGTAAAATGGACAAAGAAGAAACTAAAGATTGGATTCTCCCATCGGACTACGACCATGCTGAAGCTGAAGCTCGCCACCTTGTTTATGAATCTGATCAAAACAAG GATGGAAAACTGACAAGAGAAGAGATTGTGGATAAATACGACTTATTCGTGGGTAGCCAAGCTACAGATTTTGGAGAGGCACTGGTCAGGCATGATGAATTCTAA